The genomic segment TCTTCGAATTCTATCAGGTTATGCTTCTAATCATGACCTTTCAGAGTCGATAGACCTGAAATAGTCTGTAAGATATTGCTAGCTAAACGACATTGTAAATTAATAGATCAAGATTAAAATGCTCGGCTTGGCAAAGTTTAGGCGATAGCCGTAACTTCGACGTTTTTAAATAGCGGTTTTTGACCGCATAAAATTCCTACTTAACGAAAGTCCGATGTAAGATGTCGTCCTGATGAATAGATGGACGGCGGCACAACTTATCCCGATGCTATTTATCGGGAGCCAACTGTCCAACCGAATGATTTTTGATTTGATTACTTACAGCCTCGTCTTAAAGGGGAGTTTGGTTCATTTTTTTTCAAATTGTTGACAATATTGAAAAGCCATTCTGTTTTGTAATAGGACGACTTAAACGCTATATTATTTTATGAAATTAGTATTATTGTACATCTCTTCATTAATTACAAAGGTGTATTTGTGGTAGTTTTCTTTTATCTCAATAAGGTCATAATTATTCTGGTTAAGTATATTAAAAGGGGATTCGGTGTATGGTAGAAAATTCAATATTTTAGTATTATCAAAAATCACTGAAACAGAATCTGCAAGAGCAATAATACCTGTTTTACTCCCAGAATCAAGGTCTATTTTTTGAACCCAAACGCTATCTTTAGGTATATTATAAGTGCTTTTATAATATCCATGGTCTATTCTATTAAACACCTCAATATCTATCTGATACTCGGTCTTGTTTATGAGATTATACTCTTCAATAAACGATCTATCAACTTTTTTACAGGATTGGAAACTACTTAGTATTCCAATAAGTAAAAGCTGCATCCAAATTGTTCTTTGTGCCATTGCTATATTTATTTTTAATATTATCTCTCCATCCATTCCAAGTTTTCTGACCTTGTAAAGCGTCTTCAATCTGCTTAAGTGTATAACCTGATACCAAGTCAGAATAAGATTTATAATATGCAGGTGAGCCCCATTTATCCAAACTATAATCCCACCAATTTGAAGTTCCTTTTATTCCAAATCCATCAATCATGTCCTGAACAATTCCAGTATAATTTAAACGACCATATGATATTTGATATGATGGGTAAGTTCTCCTAGTAAATTCCCATTGTACACCTCGTGCCCAACTTTCGGCAACTATATCTTGTAATGCTATTGAAAATGAATATCCTCCAACTAACTTCCAATGTGAAGCATGAGCTAATTCATGTATTGTTGTAGCATATATTTCTGTTGTAGTACGGCTTGGTTTAAAAATCCTAATTTCAGCCATACCAAACCATCTTTGCCATGGTCTTGTATCGCCGTTGGAATCAACCTGTTCCCAGTCAAAAGTACCTATAGACAATCTGTTATTATACCAGTAATTCTGTGGTGGGGATTGAATACCAAGGGTATTATTATAATAGTAATCATTTGCAGCCCGATGAATAATGGCATACATTCTGGACATTCCGCCTGTAATATTTAGATTCCAATCCCCTTTTTGTTTTGGCCCGTTATACCATGCTTGGAATATTCTTCCATTACGAATTTCAAAATCTGCTCTCTCCCATTTAATGGAGTAGTTAACCTCAAACCTAAACCGAGAGGTTTGAAAATACCCATTCGCATCGGTCAAATCCCTTTCAATACGAACAAACCAGCGGGCATGAACGCTAGCACCAACAAGAGGGGTATACTTACCTTGGGTGGTTGTAGCCACGGTGCGATACACTGCCTCTTGACATTGTGTTGGGTCGATTGGATCTACAGGGGCAATTTGCATTATTTGCTTTGCTGGATTTGCTTGCTGAGTGGGAGCAGCTTGGCTACAATCGTAGTACTCCCAGTGGTCAAAAACTTGAGTGTAGGTGGTTGTGGTTAAATTTTCATCCCAAACTTTGATAGTTCCTTTCGGTGTCCATTTGGATAAAGTACCCTTGGGCATATTCCCAGTTAAGTTTACCGATTCGGTTTCCATATCGAGCAAAAGCTGGCTCACCTCCGGTGAACCCTTTGAGTTTGGAATGTCATCATCAGGGATATATACCTCGTAGAGCAATTCATGCGGAACATTAGGAATGCTATGCTTAATGGGTATAACGCAGTACTGCCAGGTTATAGCCGTTTCGGGCAGTGATGGGTCGTGGTAGTATGTACCTGAAGTGGCAATTTCAAAGTTTAAGGGGTAATCATACAAAACCAATGAGGTATCGGATTTGAGTATACCCCATTCCTCCTCGGTACTGGGTAAAAAACGCAGGTATAGATGTGTTGGCTGAATATTAACATCCGGTAAGCTGGGATTGACAGCCTTTAAATTAGAATATGCTTTTTTCATGTTCTTTAGGGCATAAGGGTCTTCTAATTGATTACCTAATGCCATAAGCCCATCGCTTGGTTGAGCAATTGAATTCTTTTTAACGCGAGGTTCATTCGGATTATCAAAGGTGCAATCCTCCTTTTTACAGGCAAATAAAAGTAATGTAATGGCTAAAACTTCAAGTAATAAAAATTTCATAAACTTCATTCGATCTAATTTAAGGTTAAAGGTATTGTTTTTAAAGTAATTTTCATGGCTTGAGAAAGTTTGCTGAAAATAAATTTTTGCCGTTAGTTGTTATTTGGGAATACAGGAATAGTTAGCCTGTTTTGTTTGGATATGGCTTAGACTGTTGAGCGGAAGCAGGAGGGAATAGATGGACGGCGGCATAACTTGTCCCGTTGCTATTTATCGGGAGCCAACCGCCCATCCCATTTATTTTTGTTTTAGTTGCTTACAGCCTCAACTTAACGGGGGGGCAATGCATGTGTTGTTTGTTGCACCTATTCCGTCCATTTTATAACTTTATATTATTGTAATACGGTTATTGTAAATTTTATGGTCATTTAATGTTTCACTAATGCTATTGTCAAGTAACGAATTAGTTTGTCCAGCCCAATTTGGATATTGATTATTTATTTTGTCAATGATAGTTTTAATTGACATGATTTGTTGGTCAGTACTTGGATTTGAAGGATCATCTAATTTGCGTTGTTCTAAAACTCGTTTTGTTGCAATTAAACTCATCATAATCAGGATTAATTCACTGCACCCAATAGATACTAAATCAAATTCGTTCACTAAAGGGTTAATTGTAATTTTTGTTGTCATAGTAATTGATTTAATGTTTGTCGTTTTCAATTTTTTGAAAATAAATCAGATATTGTTTTTGTGGTTTTATGAAAATTTATCTATCCGTACATTGTAATATCGTTTTTAGTTCTATTCTCATATCCAGTTTAGTGAGAGAGTTTTATGCGGTCATGAGACCGCAGTTTAAAGACGACAAAATTAAACTCCGCTAAACTTCGTCGAGAGGGGGAGATTATTTTTCTCATTGTTCAATAGAAGAGTCTTTAATTGCACAAATTCGTTAAATACAGCAGAATATTTATCTTGTAATTCCTTAATTAATTCATCTATTATTCGCAGTGTATTTGACTTTTTTTCTTTTATGGATAATAACTTATTATCAGAGTAAAAATGTATTTTTTCAATTAATCTACTATTTACTCCTTGTGTGAAACTTATTACTGGTGAATCCTCAAAACCGTCTTCTCTGTCAGTGGTAAAATTAATCCCCATATATTGTTCAATAGCTCTTACAAACCTTTCTAATTTTCCACTTTTATCACAAGTAGCTAGAATTCCAAGTTTATGCCTTAGATTTTGTGATAATAAAGTTTCTGTTTTAATTGATTGAAAAATACTGTCTTTATGAAATGGGTTTTTCGATGAATTTACCAATTTTCTGGCACTCTTAAAAGTCTCAATATAACTTAAATGAACACTCTCGAATGTATCGAAAATTGGAAGCACAAAATCTTTATAGAAATCTCTATCAGAGGGCATGTGTAATTTTCCCTTTAGGATTAATTCATAATTTTTAATAAGTCCATCTAAATATATTGCGAATTGATTCTCATCAAATCCAAATGATTGATTAATGTTAATATCATTATTGTATTTGTTTTTCTTAACACTAATATTGTTAATAATTCGTTTGTTAAAATTTGAATCCTTATCATTTTTGAACTTTAATAAATTAAATAAAAAAGTAAAAATGCCTGAAATTATTAATACACCAATCCCACTAAAAATCCATTCTCTATTGTCCATTATTAATTTTAGAATATCGCTCATTTCATTCTATACTTTGTATAACATTTGCTACCATGTAATATGCAGGCAAAGCCTGCAAGAATAAATTGACGCAGGTACGCTTTGCTAACCTACGCCAAACAGAGTGACAACTACTTTTTGGTTATAGCCTCGAACTAACGGGGGACTCAACCGCCCATCCCATTTATTTTTGTTTTAGTTGCTTATAGCCTCGTCTTAACGAGGGGGTTAATAAACTGGTTGGTTTTGATCTCAGGCGCAGCCTGCCGCAATAGAACGACGGCGGTACGCTTTGCTAACCGCCGCCGAACTCAATCATTTTTGTTTTTTACTTACAGCCTCAGCCAAACGGGGGGGATCTGCATCCGACAAAATTTTAATAAGGAAGTTGGCTTTTTGTTTTTCATCATCACTTAATTCATCCCAAGCTATTGAAGCAATAATCATATGGGCTTCGTCGAACCAAGCCTTTGCATTGTGCGTTGACACAAATAGTATTACTATAAAAATCAATAATAGTTTCTTCATAATGTTGAGTGTTTAATTAATAAATTATTGAGTATCGATTATTTTTTTTGATTCGCATAGTACAGTTTCTTCTAAGCAAAAGTCATTCGGGTTCGAACGAAGGGATCTTTTATTAAGAATGCCTTGCTATATAAGAAAAGAGTTGCTTAATATTAGAAATCGTTCCTTCTTTAGCATAACCTCCTGTTAATTTTGAAATTGCTTCAAGATAGCCTAAATCTGCATCTTGACCATATGCAAATCCAAACATATTTATATTAGTACTTAATGCTCTAATTTTATTTATTAATTTATCATATGTTGTTGTTCTTGAGTGTCTTTCAAGTCCATCTGTCAATACTATTATTAATTTTATCCCATCATCCAAGAACTCAAGATGTGAGTCTATAGATAAATTTATTGCGTCTAATAATGCTGTACCACCGGAAGCAACAATATCGCGAACACTTCTTAATATACTATCTTCTCGGTTTGTAATGAAGTCAATTGGAGAGACAATTGTTGGGAAATTATTAAAACTTATAATACCAAGTTTGTCCCCTCTTTCTGAATTCAATAATGCTATAAATGTCCGAATGGCATCTTTAACTGAATCAATTTTATCGCCAGACATACTTCCTGAAGTATCAACAACTAAATAAATAGAGAGTGGTTTTTGTAGTGTATTATATCCAAAACCTGAATATTTGTTTAACAGAGTTAATCGCTCATTGACAAATATGGCAGATAAAGGAAGATCAACATTATAAGCCTTCGTTAAATAATCATTGTCTACTAATATTTCTTGAAATCGTTCAGGGATATTGTAATAACTGATGTTTTGATTGGAAACATATAATTCAATATCAATAGTATACCTTTCATCTAACTCTATTATGATTGGTGCAAAGTCATTAGGAATTATATCTAAGAATTCATTTAAAAAACTTTTTTTAATAAAGAAAGAATCAATTTCCCAATTATCCTCAATTTTAAAATATTCTAATAATTCTTGATCACTATTAAAGTATCTTTTAACTTTCTTTTCTGAAAGTTCAATAATTTCTTCAATATCATTAGTGATATTATTGTGTAAATATTTGTCAATATATTCAAGAATGAAACTATCAATCAACATTCCAAACTGAGTATCGCTTCTTGGACGAATAAATGAAAATTCTTTATTAAAAAGAAAATTCTCAAAAAAATGCCGAATCGCTTCATCTGGACTAGAGTTTAGATTTAAATTTCTTGATTTTTGAATCAATATAATCCTACTTGAACCTAAGTTGTTATATTTTTCATTATTTATTACAAAAGATTCATCTATTTTAAAAAAATCAATTGATTCTGGTATTACAATATCAAAAACTCTATTTAGAAATGCTAATTCTAATTCCGAATTTGTACAACCATAAGTTATTAACTGAGTATTAAATTCTTTGAAGAATGAATTATCTGAATTGATATAATTGTTTAGTTCTGATATAAATTCTACTTTGTCTATTGAACATCCAATTTTAATTAAACGAATATTTTCTTTATATTCATCTAAACTTACTGGTAAATTAATTGTGTTATTGTTTAATTTATAATTCTCATTATACCACTTATAGGTGAATTTTTCATTTACCCCAATTAATTGAATAATACACTTTCTAAAAGCATATTGGTTTAAAAATTTATCTCCAGTTGATTGTGATAAGTTTAATAATAAAAACGGATTGTAGTTGATGTATTTCTTCGTTTGTAATAATATTTCCAATAATTCATAATCTGTTTTATAATAAATGATATCATTTAGACTAAAAGCAAAAAAGGAATAATTTGAAAGATCAATTTTATCATATTTAAATAATTGATCATCATTCAATTTAATAAACTGAACAGAATCCTTTATTTCTAAATATTCGGGTGTTTCTTTATATCTGTATACTGCAAATAATTTGTCCTCGTTTATTATAATAGGGATAATTTTTGAAGGATAACAATGATAAGGATTATAGTAACCAATCAAGTACATTTTTATGGTTTTTGATATTTATATTTAAATATTTCTTTAGCCTTTTTAGCAATATGAGTGGCTAGATGAGCAGGGTTTTCATTTGTTTCAGTTGGATATGAATAATATTCAAAGGCATCACTTTTATCCCATAATATACTTGCCTTTTTTGTTAAAAAATCGGGAAAAGCTAACCATAATAAATTTGACTTTATATTTAATTCATCTTTATATATACATTCTATAGTTCTTTGTCTGTTATCAATTCCCTGACTCGAATAATTAGCCGATAAGTAGGTTATTATTTTTTCAATAATTATTCCTTTAGGAATGTTGTCTTTTCTAATAATACCTTTGAGATAATTTTCATTTGTCTTATAAAAACAAGAAACCAGTTTCTCAGGATTGCTATGTATACAAAAATCATTAGGAGGTTCAAAACCCTTTCCTGAAAGTCCACTGATTCTTGAAGAATAAATGCATCCTGTATCAAAAGGGAAATAATCAATAATATTCTTGAAAGCATCAATTTTAAAAATAAATGCTATAGGAAACTCAAGTGCATTTTCGGTTTGCATGTTTCTTGGTTTATAATAAGGTACGCCATATGAAAAGTACAATAACTTTTCCTTAAATATATCACATTCTCTTGGTACAAGTTTCCCTACCTTAACTAAGTTGTTAAAATATTTGCCAAAACTAACATGACAAAAATCCAATAGTTTTTTTTCACTAAATTCAGAATTTAGATTTATTTCATTTTCTAATTTACTTATAAAATGTCTTTTCATGGTTGCGCGTAACTCGTTTAGTGTATACCAAAAGCACATTTATGCACTTAAAACGAAATGTATTGTGTACCTTTTGATAATTTATATAAAAATAAGACTTTTTTTATAGGTTGTCAAGGGAATTTTTGGTTTTTTTCAACTCGGTGAGTTTTGTTTTCAGCGAATTTTGTTAAACAAAAACTGTTCATCAAAAGTAAAATATTTCCTAACAGTATAAAATAAATTTGTTTTAAGAACGTTCTTTTTACATGAGTTTTTTGTTTTTTGAGTTTTGGTACAGTAGTTGTATACATTTGACTGCTATTAGAGTACTATAAAGAGTTGCAATTTGTTCTTTGAATTGTTGAGGTAAATAACACAGCTTGCTAAACGCTTCCTGTTCCTGTAAAACTGAGGGTTGGTTTGGCAAATTGGAGGGTCAATTTGGAGAGTTTAAGTGGCGATTTGACGAATTGCAGGGTTGGTTTGATGAGTTGCAGAATTAATTTGATGAGGTAAAATGTTCATTTGGCGTATTGCAAAATTCATTTGGAGAGCTTAAGAGGTCATTTGGCGAATTGTCGAGTTCATTTAGCGAACTGAAAATTTCATTTGACATATTGCAAATTTCATTTGGCGAGCTAAAGGGTTCATTTAGCGTATTGCCAATTTCATTTGGCAAGCTTAAAAGGTCATTTGGTGTATTGCAATTTTCATTTGGCGAGCTTAAGAGTCCATTTGGCGAATTGCAGATTTGTACGAATTTGAGTGTATGGCTTTTATTATGTGATGTTTAGGGGTTAGTGTATAGGGTGTAGTGTTTTGTATATAGTGTTATGTGTTTATGGTTTAGTATGTGGTATATAATGTTATGTGTTTTGGAGTAAGTGTATAGTATATAGTGTTTAGTTTAAAGAGTTCTGTGTTTAGTTTTTAGTGTTTAGTAATTAGTGTTTATTTAAAATTAATTATTTCTTTTTTATGAAAAAGTTTTTAGAGAATAAGTTCGCGATGATCGGGACGGTTATTGCGTTGTTAAAGCAGAATGTTGCGCTATGGACAAGCTCAACAGTGTTTAAGGTTGCTGTTACGGATTTGGAGTCTGTAAAGGCTGATATTGATAATGTTAGGAATGGTGCTGAGCAGAAAACCAATGGTTCTACTACCACTAAGGGTGCTCACAGGGAGGAGTTGGAGAATAAGGTTTACGAGGTGATTTCGGTTGTTTACGCTATGGCTACACGCACAGGGAATAAGAACCTTCAGGCGGATATGAAACACTCGCTAAGCGATTTGCAGGGGATGCGTGATGGGAGACTGGTTGCTTTATCGGCACATGTGATTAGTATTATCCGTGAGAATGCTACTGCGCTTAAGGATTACTCGGTTACCGAGGAGAGCGCAACGATGCTGGATAGCTTGTGTAGTAGTTTTTCGAGTAGGTTATCAACTCCACGGGTTGTTGTTTCGGAGCGTAAGGCTGCGAATGAGTCGCTTGATGATTTGTTTGGTAAGGCGGACGATATTCTACAGAATGTTATTGATAAGCTAATGGTTCCATATAAAACGAGTAAGCCTGATTTTTACTCGGCATATAAGAGTGCCCGCAAGATTGTTAATTACGGGACAAGACACGAGAAGGAGGAGACTAAGAAAGAGGAGGAGGTTGAGAAGTAGGGGGGAGGAAGACGGAAGACGGGAGACCGAAGATGGAAGACCGAAGTCGGAAGTCGGAAGAGTGGAGGTATGGAAGATGGAAAGATGGAAGAAACAAGTTTTTGTTAATAATTAGTTCCGATGGGGTTGTTGGTGATTGTATGATTGTTTAACTCTGACAGGGTTTTGAACCCTGTTAGAGTTTTGTAAAGGGTTATAAGTTTAGCGAAGTACGCAAGAGGATATGGGTTTGCGTTCTTCGCTTTTTTATTGGCGAACTTGGTACTTATTGATTTATATTTTACGTGTATTTCATCCCTACGGGATTTGTTTTTAGGAATGGTTTTATGCTTTTACCGATATTTCGCCCCGATGGGGCTGTTGATATTTGGATGATTGTTTAACTCGGTGTTTTTAACTCTGACAGGGTTTTGAACCCTGTCAGAGTTTTGTAATGAGTTGTAAGTTTAGTGAAGTTTGCAATGTGTTTGTTTGTTATGCTTTTACTTCGTGTTTTTTGTGCCTCCTTTGAGTTTTTTGTGTTATATCTTCTCTTTTGATACTCGTATTTTTTTAATGGTAAACTGGGGTTGTGAATCTGATTATCGCAGTTTGCGATAATTGAGCTGCGGTGGTATCTCTTTGTAACGCATTTTACGATTTTGGGTTTGCGATAGGGTTTTGTGCTTTGGCAATTCACGCAGCGGGGAGGCAAACTCTGATAGGTTCTTCGAACTCTATCCGGTTATTCTTCTAGGCATGACCTTTCAACCTCTCCTTTTACTTTCCTACTCATGTACCTGTCCATCAAACAAGGCTAGGCCTCCTGTTGAGGTTTCGCGGTAAAGGCTTGGGATATCCTTTCCGGTTTGTTTCATGGTTTCAACTACTTTATCGAAGCTAATACGGTGTCTTCCATCCGAAAGTATTGCAAATACGTGATGGTTCAATGCTCTGCCTGCAGCAAAGGCGTTACGCTCAATACATGGTATTTGAACTAGCCCTGCAACGGGGTCGCAGGTTAGGCCTAAGTGATGCTCAAGTCCCATTTCGGCTGAGTACTCAATCTGGAATATTGTTCCGCCGTATAGCTGCGTTGTTGCTGCCGATGCCATTGCACATGCAACTCCAATTTCAGCCTGACATCCACACTCCGCACCCGATATTGATGCGTTTTTCTTAACTACATTTCCAATAAGACCAGCAGTTGCTAAGGCTTTTAGAATCTTTTTTTCGCTAAAGTTATGTTCGGTGTTTTGGTAGTATAAAACGGCAGGGATCACGCCGCATGAACCACAAGTGGGTGCTGTTACAATTCGTCCTCCCGAGGCATTCTCCTCACTTACGGCTAGTGCGTACGAGAATAGTAGTGCTCTTTTACGCAGA from the Bacteroidales bacterium genome contains:
- a CDS encoding VWA domain-containing protein, with protein sequence MYLIGYYNPYHCYPSKIIPIIINEDKLFAVYRYKETPEYLEIKDSVQFIKLNDDQLFKYDKIDLSNYSFFAFSLNDIIYYKTDYELLEILLQTKKYINYNPFLLLNLSQSTGDKFLNQYAFRKCIIQLIGVNEKFTYKWYNENYKLNNNTINLPVSLDEYKENIRLIKIGCSIDKVEFISELNNYINSDNSFFKEFNTQLITYGCTNSELELAFLNRVFDIVIPESIDFFKIDESFVINNEKYNNLGSSRIILIQKSRNLNLNSSPDEAIRHFFENFLFNKEFSFIRPRSDTQFGMLIDSFILEYIDKYLHNNITNDIEEIIELSEKKVKRYFNSDQELLEYFKIEDNWEIDSFFIKKSFLNEFLDIIPNDFAPIIIELDERYTIDIELYVSNQNISYYNIPERFQEILVDNDYLTKAYNVDLPLSAIFVNERLTLLNKYSGFGYNTLQKPLSIYLVVDTSGSMSGDKIDSVKDAIRTFIALLNSERGDKLGIISFNNFPTIVSPIDFITNREDSILRSVRDIVASGGTALLDAINLSIDSHLEFLDDGIKLIIVLTDGLERHSRTTTYDKLINKIRALSTNINMFGFAYGQDADLGYLEAISKLTGGYAKEGTISNIKQLFSYIARHS